The sequence CACACCGCTCCTTTGACTGCCGCTCAAGTGCAGCAGCTCCAGGAGGGTCGCTTTGCGATCGCAGTCTGGTGGCAGCTCGGCATCAACCCGGCCTTACCGGCTGATCGGCCCGATTCGCTCTGGTCACCCCAAACCTATCCTCCCCTGTGGATGGCTTCGGTGGTCGCGTCTCCGGTGGACTGGCTGGCAGATTACCCCAGGCTAAATCGGGTGGAAACGGCCCAGGTACCCCTGCAAAATACCTACCCTACCCTGGGAGTAGACCGCGCTTTGGCCTTGGTGGGAGCGGGTGAAACCTGGGGCTGGCCTGTGCTGGTGATCGACTGCGGCACTGCCCTGACCTTTACCGCTGGGGTAGACCAACGGTTGATTGGTGGTGCCATTGTGCCGGGACTGCGATCGCAGTTTCGCGCCCTGCATGCCCATACCGATCAGCTACCGGCCTTAGATCTCAGCGCCGATCTAACCTTAGATCCGTGGCCTCAGCGCTGGGCTACCAATACAGCCGGGGCGATCGCCAGCGGTGTTTGGCATACCCAGCTAGCGAGCATGGGCGACTTTATTGCCGCCTGGCAGGCCGATTGGCCCGAGGGGGCGATCGTGCTCACGGGGGGCGACAGCACCGCTTTTTACCAGGTCCTTAAACAACAATCCCCAAAGGCCCAGCGGATCCATCACGATCCAGATCTGGGCTTTTGGGGATTGAGGGTCTGTCGTCGTCAGCAGGGGGAGAACAACCCGAGCCTATAGACCGCGAATGCGGTTGCGGTAGGCCGCCGCATCGGTACCGGCTTTTTACCAGGTCCTTAAACAACAATCCCCAAAGGCCCAGCGGATCCATCACGATCCAGATCTGGGCTTTTGGGGATTGAGGGTCTGTCGTCGTCAGCAGGGGGAGAACAACCCGAGCCTATAGACCGCGAATGCGGTTGCG is a genomic window of Nodosilinea sp. E11 containing:
- a CDS encoding pantothenate kinase, giving the protein MGLVQQSWLALIIGNSRWHWGAFEGDRWLGAWHTAPLTAAQVQQLQEGRFAIAVWWQLGINPALPADRPDSLWSPQTYPPLWMASVVASPVDWLADYPRLNRVETAQVPLQNTYPTLGVDRALALVGAGETWGWPVLVIDCGTALTFTAGVDQRLIGGAIVPGLRSQFRALHAHTDQLPALDLSADLTLDPWPQRWATNTAGAIASGVWHTQLASMGDFIAAWQADWPEGAIVLTGGDSTAFYQVLKQQSPKAQRIHHDPDLGFWGLRVCRRQQGENNPSL